The Oscillospiraceae bacterium genome contains a region encoding:
- a CDS encoding aminomethyltransferase, with the protein MEKKTPLYEEHLRAGGKMVPFAGYLLPVQYGTGVIAEHMAVRTACGLFDVSHMGEVLCAGPGAVAYLNRLLTNDYTIMYNGQARYSPMCSEQGGVVDDLIVYKVRDECYFIVVNAANKEKDVAWMRAHAQGDVQLTDLSDQVAQLALQGPAARAILARLAGEDQLPAKYYSANFSGSVAGIPCVISRTGYTGEDGFELYLSPAEAPRMWELLLAEGAPEGLIPCGLGARDTLRLEASMPLYGHEMTDAVTPLEAGLGSFVKLEKPAFIGRGALLAQGEAPRVRVGLRVNGRGIVREACPLFSGGRQVGVSTSGTHCPYLGEPRAMALVERAFSAPGTALEAQVRGRPVAVEVVPLPFYKRARRG; encoded by the coding sequence ATGGAAAAGAAAACGCCCCTGTACGAGGAACATCTCCGCGCGGGGGGCAAAATGGTGCCGTTCGCGGGTTATCTGCTGCCGGTCCAGTACGGCACGGGGGTGATCGCCGAGCACATGGCGGTGCGCACGGCCTGCGGCCTGTTCGACGTCTCCCACATGGGCGAGGTGCTGTGCGCCGGGCCGGGCGCTGTGGCTTATCTGAACCGCCTGCTCACCAACGATTACACCATTATGTACAACGGTCAGGCCCGCTACAGCCCCATGTGCAGCGAGCAGGGCGGCGTGGTGGATGACCTCATCGTGTACAAGGTGCGCGACGAGTGCTATTTTATTGTCGTAAACGCCGCCAACAAAGAAAAGGACGTCGCCTGGATGCGAGCGCACGCCCAGGGGGACGTGCAGCTCACCGACCTCTCGGACCAGGTGGCGCAGCTGGCGCTGCAGGGGCCCGCGGCCCGGGCCATCCTGGCACGGCTGGCGGGCGAAGACCAGCTGCCCGCCAAATATTACAGCGCCAACTTTTCCGGCAGCGTTGCGGGCATTCCCTGCGTGATCTCCCGCACCGGCTACACCGGCGAGGACGGGTTCGAGCTGTATCTCTCCCCCGCCGAAGCCCCCCGCATGTGGGAGCTTTTGCTGGCTGAAGGCGCGCCCGAGGGGCTCATCCCCTGCGGCCTCGGCGCCCGCGACACCCTGCGGCTGGAAGCCTCGATGCCGCTGTACGGCCACGAGATGACCGACGCCGTCACCCCGCTGGAGGCGGGCCTCGGCTCGTTCGTAAAGCTGGAAAAACCGGCGTTCATCGGGCGCGGGGCGCTGCTGGCGCAGGGCGAGGCGCCCCGGGTGCGGGTGGGGCTGCGGGTGAACGGCCGCGGCATCGTGCGGGAGGCCTGTCCCCTCTTTTCCGGCGGCAGGCAGGTGGGCGTTTCCACCTCGGGCACCCACTGCCCCTATCTGGGCGAGCCCCGGGCAATGGCCCTGGTGGAGCGGGCCTTTTCCGCCCCCGGCACGGCGCTGGAAGCCCAGGTGCGGGGCCGCCCGGTGGCGGTCGAGGTCGTTCCCCTGCCCTTTTATAAACGCGCGCGGCGGGGCTGA
- the gcvH gene encoding glycine cleavage system H protein, with protein MKIEADRKYTKSHEWVLFEGDGAAIGLSDYAQDALGDLVFVNLPQEGDELAEGEVFADVESVKAVSDIYSPISGAVCAVNEALLDAPEAINQDPYGAWLVKAGGVSGGEDLMDAAAYEAYCAGLGG; from the coding sequence ATGAAAATCGAAGCGGACCGCAAGTATACCAAATCCCACGAATGGGTGCTTTTCGAGGGCGACGGCGCCGCCATCGGCCTGAGCGACTACGCCCAGGACGCGCTGGGCGACCTGGTGTTCGTCAACCTGCCCCAGGAGGGCGACGAACTGGCCGAGGGCGAGGTATTTGCCGATGTGGAATCGGTAAAGGCCGTGTCGGACATTTACTCCCCCATCTCCGGCGCCGTGTGCGCGGTCAACGAGGCCCTGCTGGACGCGCCTGAAGCCATCAACCAGGACCCCTACGGCGCCTGGCTGGTAAAGGCCGGGGGCGTGTCGGGCGGCGAGGACCTGATGGACGCCGCCGCTTACGAAGCTTACTGCGCCGGGCTGGGCGGCTGA
- the gcvPA gene encoding putative glycine dehydrogenase (decarboxylating) subunit 1, translating to MGSYIPSSPQEQQEMLRAAGFSGFDALYADLPPQLRLAPGALDLPAGLSELEMRAQMEQLAGQNTVFPHLFRGAGAYRHYIPAIVQSVVGKEEFVTAYTPYQAEISQGILQSIFEYQTMICELTGMEASNASVYDGATAAAEALAMCKERGRTVALVSVAAQPQVRSVLAAYCFGSGMELRLIPEREGRTDLDALAGLLGSSVACVYLQQPNFYGCLEDCARAAELAHGAGAKLILGCNPISLALLKSPGEYGADVAVGEGQPLGLPLAFGGPYLGFMATTKALMRRLPGRIVGQTADADGKRAYVLTLQAREQHIRREKASSNICSNQALCAMTAAAYLSAMGAEGLTRVAQHCMANARLLEAALAGAGYPRKHTGPYFHEFVTTCPVPAAQALRALEAQGYLGGLPVGENELLWCATELNTPEEIETLAAILKEVGKA from the coding sequence ATGGGCAGTTATATCCCAAGCAGCCCGCAGGAACAGCAGGAAATGCTGCGGGCTGCCGGTTTTTCCGGTTTTGACGCGCTGTATGCCGACCTTCCGCCTCAGCTTCGCCTGGCCCCCGGCGCACTAGACCTTCCCGCCGGCCTCTCGGAGCTGGAGATGCGCGCCCAGATGGAGCAGCTGGCCGGGCAAAACACGGTCTTTCCTCATCTGTTCCGGGGCGCGGGCGCCTACCGGCATTACATCCCGGCCATCGTGCAGAGCGTGGTGGGCAAGGAGGAGTTCGTCACCGCCTACACCCCCTACCAGGCCGAGATCAGCCAGGGCATCCTGCAATCCATTTTTGAGTACCAGACCATGATCTGCGAGCTCACCGGCATGGAGGCCTCCAACGCCTCGGTGTACGACGGCGCCACCGCGGCGGCCGAGGCGCTGGCCATGTGCAAAGAGCGCGGGCGCACCGTGGCACTGGTGAGCGTGGCCGCGCAGCCCCAGGTGCGCAGCGTGCTTGCCGCCTATTGCTTTGGCAGCGGCATGGAGCTGCGCCTTATCCCCGAGCGCGAAGGCCGCACCGATCTCGACGCCCTTGCCGGTCTGCTCGGCAGCTCGGTGGCCTGCGTTTACCTGCAGCAGCCGAACTTTTACGGCTGCCTGGAAGACTGCGCCCGCGCGGCCGAACTGGCGCACGGGGCCGGGGCCAAGCTCATCCTGGGCTGCAACCCCATCTCCCTGGCCCTGCTCAAAAGCCCCGGCGAATATGGGGCCGACGTGGCGGTGGGCGAGGGCCAGCCCCTGGGCCTGCCCCTGGCGTTCGGCGGGCCCTACCTGGGCTTTATGGCCACCACCAAGGCGCTCATGCGGCGGCTGCCTGGGCGCATCGTGGGCCAAACGGCCGACGCCGACGGCAAACGCGCCTATGTGCTCACCCTGCAGGCGCGGGAGCAGCACATCCGCCGCGAAAAGGCAAGCTCCAACATCTGTTCCAACCAGGCGCTGTGCGCCATGACCGCGGCGGCGTATCTGTCCGCCATGGGCGCAGAGGGCCTTACCCGGGTGGCGCAGCACTGCATGGCCAACGCCCGCCTTCTGGAAGCGGCCCTGGCCGGCGCGGGGTACCCCCGCAAGCACACCGGGCCCTATTTCCACGAGTTCGTCACCACCTGCCCGGTGCCCGCGGCGCAGGCGCTCCGCGCGCTGGAAGCGCAGGGGTATCTGGGCGGCCTGCCGGTGGGCGAAAACGAGCTGCTCTGGTGCGCCACCGAGCTGAACACGCCGGAGGAAATCGAAACGCTGGCCGCCATTTTAAAGGAGGTGGGCAAGGCATGA
- the gcvPB gene encoding putative glycine dehydrogenase (decarboxylating) subunit 2 yields the protein MKLIFERGAPGRGCDLVPPCTLPLPDLGGFARTASPRLPQVSETELSRHYTALAGRTRGVNGGFYPLGSCTMKYNPKAGEAAAALPGFTGVHPLQPAHTVQGCLETLAQAERYLCEITGMDAMNFQPAAGAHGEFTGLLLIKAYHAARGDGPRTKMLVPDSAHGTNPASAAMAGFEVVNIPSLPDGCVDLDALRAAAGPDTAGLMLTNPNTVGLFDKNILAITEIVHAAGGLCYYDGANLNAVMGVARPGDMGFDVVHLNLHKTFATPHGGGGPGSGPVGCKALLVPYLPGARPECLPEGWRWHRESHSVGDVKAFHGNFLVVVRALAYILTLGREGIPQAARNAVLNANYLMSRLRGHYDLAYDRPCMHEFVLTLEPLKQQTGVSALDIAKALLDRGIHPPTMYFPLIVHEALMIEPTETEPRETLDEAADALLEILAEARRAPADLHAMPRTTPVRRPDEVAAARKPVLRYCWEGPAT from the coding sequence ATGAAACTGATTTTTGAGCGCGGCGCCCCGGGGCGCGGGTGCGATCTTGTGCCCCCCTGCACCCTGCCCCTGCCCGATCTGGGCGGGTTTGCCCGCACGGCCTCGCCCCGCCTGCCGCAGGTCAGCGAGACCGAGCTCAGCCGCCACTACACGGCGCTTGCCGGGCGCACCCGCGGCGTGAACGGCGGCTTCTACCCCTTGGGCTCCTGCACCATGAAGTACAACCCCAAGGCGGGCGAAGCGGCCGCGGCCCTGCCCGGTTTCACCGGCGTGCATCCCCTGCAGCCCGCGCACACGGTGCAGGGCTGCCTGGAGACCCTGGCCCAGGCCGAGCGGTATCTGTGCGAGATCACCGGCATGGACGCCATGAACTTTCAGCCGGCGGCGGGCGCCCACGGCGAATTCACCGGCCTTCTGCTCATCAAAGCCTACCACGCCGCCCGGGGCGACGGCCCCCGCACAAAAATGCTGGTGCCGGATTCCGCCCACGGCACAAACCCCGCCAGCGCGGCCATGGCAGGCTTCGAGGTGGTGAACATCCCCTCCCTGCCGGACGGCTGCGTGGACCTGGACGCCCTGCGGGCGGCCGCCGGGCCGGACACCGCCGGCCTCATGCTCACCAACCCCAACACGGTGGGCCTGTTCGACAAAAACATCCTCGCCATCACCGAGATCGTGCACGCGGCGGGGGGCCTCTGCTATTACGACGGCGCCAACCTGAACGCGGTCATGGGCGTCGCCCGCCCCGGCGATATGGGCTTCGACGTGGTGCATTTAAACCTGCACAAGACCTTCGCCACCCCCCACGGCGGCGGCGGCCCCGGCAGCGGCCCGGTGGGCTGCAAGGCCCTGCTCGTCCCCTATCTGCCCGGCGCGCGGCCGGAATGCCTGCCCGAGGGCTGGCGCTGGCACCGCGAGTCGCACAGCGTGGGCGACGTCAAGGCGTTTCACGGCAATTTCCTGGTGGTGGTCCGGGCGCTGGCCTACATCCTCACCCTGGGGCGCGAGGGCATCCCGCAGGCAGCCCGGAATGCCGTTCTGAACGCAAACTATCTGATGAGCCGCCTGCGGGGCCATTACGACCTCGCCTACGACCGCCCCTGCATGCACGAGTTCGTGCTCACCCTGGAGCCGCTCAAGCAGCAGACCGGCGTGAGCGCACTGGACATCGCCAAGGCACTTCTGGACCGCGGCATCCACCCGCCCACCATGTACTTCCCGCTCATCGTGCACGAGGCGCTCATGATCGAGCCCACCGAGACCGAGCCCCGCGAAACGCTGGACGAGGCGGCCGACGCCCTGCTGGAAATTCTGGCCGAGGCGCGGCGCGCGCCGGCCGACCTTCACGCCATGCCCCGCACCACCCCGGTGCGCCGCCCGGACGAGGTCGCCGCCGCCCGCAAGCCGGTGCTGCGCTATTGCTGGGAAGGGCCGGCCACATGA